The following proteins are co-located in the Shouchella hunanensis genome:
- a CDS encoding tyrosine-type recombinase/integrase, translating into MDVLSWKNVFLDQLALKGRKQATIRRYDYDLLDFFQWLEEKPFKTLTTDEVEAFYHHLMMSRQYKVRTIRRISSVLRRFTLFLLEEGSLQDHPLLHHEPPLLNLEPLTRNEWISQKETTILLKTSHSERGLTENQRAARPQLTERNYTILLLLTNYGITLGEACALTMRDTSFIQQTIIVGSDASKRTLVLEDDHAKQLYVYWSSIPEPVRPRMHTDDSFFVAFDFTRRTYHWSYEHDRPKALTAIALQKMIRTEVARAHLRKGISAQHFRNSYLLRSLLYSGHDHQLQHKLGLKSPLSLRRYVLTVSRLTTKEKALLLTTR; encoded by the coding sequence ATGGACGTATTGTCGTGGAAAAACGTGTTTTTAGATCAGCTCGCTCTAAAAGGAAGAAAGCAGGCAACGATTCGTCGCTATGACTATGATTTGCTTGACTTCTTTCAATGGTTAGAAGAAAAGCCCTTTAAAACATTAACAACAGATGAGGTTGAAGCGTTTTACCATCACTTAATGATGTCACGTCAGTATAAAGTACGGACAATCCGCCGAATCTCTTCTGTACTTCGTCGTTTTACACTGTTTTTACTGGAAGAAGGCTCCTTACAAGATCATCCATTGCTCCATCATGAACCACCTTTGTTGAACCTTGAGCCCTTAACAAGAAATGAGTGGATTAGTCAAAAAGAAACAACAATTTTGCTCAAAACAAGCCATTCTGAAAGAGGGTTAACCGAAAACCAACGAGCCGCTCGACCGCAATTAACAGAACGGAATTATACGATTTTGCTATTGCTAACGAACTATGGCATTACGCTAGGTGAAGCATGTGCGCTTACAATGAGGGATACATCTTTTATTCAACAAACGATTATTGTTGGTTCAGATGCCTCTAAACGGACTCTAGTATTAGAGGACGACCATGCTAAACAACTTTATGTTTATTGGAGTAGCATTCCAGAACCTGTTCGACCTCGTATGCACACAGATGATTCATTCTTCGTCGCGTTTGATTTTACAAGACGAACCTATCATTGGTCTTATGAACACGATCGCCCAAAAGCATTAACTGCTATTGCTCTTCAAAAAATGATTCGTACAGAAGTTGCACGTGCACATTTACGGAAAGGCATTTCCGCACAACATTTTCGTAATTCCTACTTACTACGATCGTTACTCTATTCTGGGCATGATCATCAGCTACAGCATAAACTTGGATTAAAAAGTCCGTTGTCTCTTCGCCGTTATGTACTGACCGTCTCGCGATTAACGACAAAAGAAAAAGCGCTTTTACTCACAACTAGATAA
- the miaA gene encoding tRNA (adenosine(37)-N6)-dimethylallyltransferase MiaA, translating into MNETVEGSMLLKKDPLIAVVGPTAVGKTELSIRLAETLQGEIINADSMQVYQGMTIGTAKPTDAERARVPHHLIDMLHPTEPWTVSSFQDRALAAISNVKARGKMPIMVGGTGLYVQAITHHLSFSKAESDPAYRQELEMFAQKQGGSALFQLLVEKDPKAAESIHPHNERRVIRALEVLHTTGHRFSEREEEQSVPRFHSALIGLTMDRELLYSRINQRVDRMMELGLVEEVEALYKAGIEGPAIQAIGYKELYAYFNREQSLSQAIDQIKTRSRQYAKRQLTWFKNKSEAEWFDVTSQTIEEILPKVVDFSCRKFKNGLE; encoded by the coding sequence ATGAATGAAACAGTGGAAGGAAGTATGTTGTTGAAAAAAGATCCATTAATTGCAGTTGTTGGACCAACCGCAGTCGGAAAAACCGAACTAAGTATACGTCTAGCAGAAACGTTACAAGGCGAAATAATTAATGCTGATTCGATGCAAGTGTATCAAGGTATGACGATTGGAACGGCGAAGCCAACTGATGCAGAGAGAGCACGTGTACCTCACCATTTAATTGATATGCTGCACCCAACGGAGCCATGGACAGTTTCGAGCTTTCAAGACCGTGCACTAGCAGCAATTTCGAATGTAAAGGCCCGAGGTAAAATGCCCATCATGGTTGGAGGCACAGGGTTGTACGTCCAAGCTATTACCCACCATTTATCGTTTTCTAAAGCAGAAAGCGATCCAGCTTATAGGCAAGAGCTGGAAATGTTTGCTCAAAAACAGGGGGGATCAGCTCTGTTTCAATTGCTTGTAGAGAAGGATCCAAAAGCAGCAGAATCCATTCATCCTCATAACGAACGACGTGTCATCCGTGCCTTGGAAGTCCTTCATACTACAGGGCATCGTTTTTCTGAACGGGAAGAAGAACAATCGGTGCCTCGGTTCCATAGTGCGCTAATTGGTCTAACAATGGATAGAGAGCTTCTGTATAGTCGCATAAATCAACGTGTAGACCGTATGATGGAACTGGGGCTTGTTGAAGAAGTAGAGGCTTTGTATAAAGCAGGCATTGAAGGACCGGCGATCCAAGCCATTGGTTATAAAGAACTGTATGCTTACTTTAATCGAGAGCAATCATTGTCACAAGCTATTGACCAAATCAAAACTCGTTCGCGCCAGTATGCAAAAAGACAACTAACGTGGTTTAAAAATAAAAGTGAAGCAGAATGGTTTGATGTTACTTCCCAGACGATTGAAGAAATTTTACCGAAAGTCGTCGATTTTTCTTGCAGGAAATTTAAAAATGGACTCGAATAA
- the spoVK gene encoding stage V sporulation protein K, whose amino-acid sequence MSNHQMKNNARINVVLNKSPEKRASTDWFVSVEEKEKHEVLVRFEHKLANYIGLKEIKALVKELYAWIYISERRKEVGLKSPKQVLHMIFKGNPGTGKTTVARLIASFLHEMNVLSKGHFIEMERADLVGEYIGHTAQKTRDVLKQAQGGVLFIDEAYSLSRGGEKDFGKEAIDTLVRGMENHANEFVLILAGYSKEMDFFLSLNPGLPSRFPISITFPNYSVEELIEMLIGMAKDRDYMIEKDALNRCREHLKHVLVEETYAFSNGRYIRNMVEEAIRLQAVRVLKEDKFTKSELETLRKEDFTFKK is encoded by the coding sequence ATGTCAAATCACCAAATGAAAAATAATGCGCGGATAAATGTCGTGTTAAATAAATCTCCTGAAAAGCGTGCGAGCACAGATTGGTTTGTGTCTGTTGAAGAAAAAGAAAAGCATGAAGTTCTCGTTCGGTTTGAACATAAACTTGCAAACTATATCGGCTTAAAAGAGATAAAGGCGCTTGTAAAAGAACTGTACGCATGGATTTATATTAGTGAACGACGGAAGGAAGTCGGCTTAAAATCACCAAAACAAGTATTGCACATGATTTTCAAAGGCAATCCTGGCACTGGCAAGACAACGGTTGCTCGGCTTATTGCCTCTTTTTTACATGAAATGAATGTTCTCTCAAAAGGGCACTTTATCGAAATGGAGCGGGCTGATCTTGTTGGTGAGTATATTGGGCATACTGCGCAGAAAACAAGGGATGTCTTAAAGCAAGCCCAAGGAGGCGTTCTGTTCATTGATGAAGCGTACTCTCTTTCAAGAGGTGGGGAAAAAGACTTTGGAAAAGAAGCCATTGATACACTCGTTCGCGGAATGGAGAATCATGCAAATGAATTTGTGCTCATTTTAGCGGGTTATTCAAAAGAAATGGATTTTTTTCTGTCTTTGAATCCGGGCTTACCGTCTCGTTTTCCGATTTCAATTACGTTCCCGAATTACTCGGTAGAAGAACTGATAGAGATGCTTATTGGAATGGCGAAAGATCGAGATTATATGATTGAAAAAGATGCATTGAATCGCTGTCGTGAGCATCTAAAGCATGTTTTAGTAGAGGAAACGTATGCTTTTAGCAACGGACGTTATATAAGAAATATGGTGGAAGAAGCGATTCGACTTCAAGCGGTTCGGGTGTTAAAAGAAGATAAGTTTACAAAATCAGAGCTTGAGACATTACGAAAAGAAGATTTCACATTCAAGAAATAA
- the hfq gene encoding RNA chaperone Hfq, producing the protein MKSTVNIQDQFLNQLRKESIPVTMFLLNGFQLRGTIKGFDNFTVIIETEGKQQLVYKHAISTFAPQKNVQLKSETDV; encoded by the coding sequence ATGAAGTCAACGGTGAACATTCAAGATCAATTTTTAAATCAACTAAGAAAGGAATCGATTCCAGTCACGATGTTTTTATTAAATGGGTTTCAGCTTCGTGGCACAATAAAGGGATTTGACAACTTCACGGTCATTATTGAGACAGAAGGAAAGCAGCAGCTTGTATATAAGCATGCAATTTCAACATTTGCACCGCAAAAAAACGTCCAGTTGAAAAGCGAAACGGACGTATAA
- the dinB gene encoding DNA polymerase IV gives MANHNFKLPEPYRDTSRKIIHIDMDAFFSSVEERDNPSLKGKPVIIAKHPRKTGGKGIVSTANYEARKYGIHSAMSAYEAYKRCPEGIFISGNYKAYQEASLKVREVMLAYTDLVEPMSIDEAYLDVTTNRLGEVSASKLARHIQREIWEKTGLTSSAGVSYNKFLAKIASDLKKPAGLTVIPPDRAEAFIKELPVEKFPGIGPKTAAKMHSLHIYTGNDLYQLTQLDLVHHFGKAGLSYYKRARGIDHNRLKVHRDRKSVGKEHTYSQPLVTDEDVLRKLRVLAEEVQSSLERVKKQGKTIVIKIRYRSFDTITRRISLPDYVHKWDDLYRYAQELWLAYGTVDRQVRLLGLSVTNLVEIRYQTLSLF, from the coding sequence ATGGCAAATCACAATTTTAAGCTGCCTGAGCCATATCGGGATACGTCACGAAAAATCATTCACATTGATATGGATGCTTTTTTTTCATCTGTAGAAGAACGGGATAATCCTTCTTTAAAAGGAAAGCCTGTTATTATTGCAAAACACCCAAGAAAAACAGGAGGTAAAGGCATTGTCTCCACGGCGAACTATGAAGCAAGAAAGTACGGAATTCATTCAGCCATGAGTGCATATGAAGCGTACAAGCGTTGCCCGGAAGGAATTTTCATATCTGGTAACTATAAAGCGTACCAGGAGGCGTCTTTGAAAGTTCGTGAAGTTATGCTTGCATACACAGACCTAGTAGAACCGATGTCAATTGATGAAGCGTATTTAGATGTGACAACAAATCGTTTGGGAGAAGTAAGCGCGAGCAAACTAGCTCGGCATATTCAACGTGAGATCTGGGAGAAGACTGGACTGACGAGTTCAGCAGGTGTTTCCTATAATAAATTTCTCGCTAAAATCGCTTCCGATTTAAAGAAACCGGCTGGTTTAACCGTTATTCCACCTGATCGAGCAGAAGCGTTTATAAAAGAACTGCCGGTAGAAAAATTTCCTGGAATTGGACCGAAAACAGCGGCGAAAATGCATAGCTTGCATATCTATACCGGAAATGACTTGTATCAGTTAACTCAACTCGATCTCGTTCATCATTTTGGCAAAGCGGGTCTTTCTTATTATAAGCGTGCAAGGGGAATTGATCATAATCGGTTAAAAGTCCACCGGGATCGTAAATCCGTCGGGAAAGAACATACGTATTCTCAACCCCTCGTGACAGATGAAGACGTTTTGCGAAAGTTACGGGTGCTTGCTGAAGAAGTGCAATCCTCTCTTGAGCGTGTGAAAAAACAAGGAAAAACCATTGTTATTAAAATTCGCTATCGTTCATTTGATACGATTACACGACGTATTAGCTTGCCTGATTATGTTCACAAATGGGATGATCTGTACAGGTATGCCCAAGAACTGTGGCTAGCTTATGGAACGGTGGATCGTCAAGTACGGTTGCTTGGTTTAAGTGTAACAAACCTTGTTGAAATCCGTTATCAAACCTTATCTTTGTTTTAA
- the mutL gene encoding DNA mismatch repair endonuclease MutL: protein MKVIRQLHDSLSNKIAAGEVVERPASIVKELIENAIDADATDILVEIVEGGMESIRIVDNGHGIASDQVETAFLRHATSKIQNDRDLFSIRTLGFRGEALPSIASVSTLTVQTSTGTQGVELTLHGGELIDRQPSSAKKGTSIVIKDLFYNTPARLKYLKTKLTESGHVSDVVNRMALAYPAISFHYTSDGKTVLNTTGNGRLLQVIAEVYGRQTASMMVPIEGQSLDYTVSGYVAKPELTRASRQYMSIFINGRYIRNYKLAQAIQQGFHTLLPIGRYPLAVVKIEMDPTLIDVNVHPSKLEVRLSKEEALGEVMTTAIKEVFAQETLIPQSPKPVVEKQTSQQLAFSLRYQDRAVESEETDVAVHEETYAYKKKPLSDLAPLKTTSKTEEPFSMQEQQYNSQKDVEAEMEQLVETAPTVQSELKQEKSEEVIVSTIPPLYPVGQMHGTYIVAQNDNGMYLIDQHAAQERIKYEYFRKKLSEPTSTLQDLLVPLTLEFTAREAAMIQESKEKLEMVGLTLEPFGHHTYVVRSHPIWFPRGEEESSIREIIDQLLGTKRIDLYRLREEAAILMSCKAAIKANRHLRHDEMFELLETLRRCEEPYTCPHGRPILIHFSTYELEKMFKRVM from the coding sequence GTGAAAGTCATTCGCCAGTTACATGATTCTTTGTCCAACAAAATAGCCGCTGGGGAAGTGGTTGAACGTCCTGCCTCAATTGTGAAAGAATTAATTGAAAATGCTATTGATGCTGATGCAACAGACATTTTAGTTGAAATAGTAGAGGGCGGTATGGAATCGATTCGTATTGTTGACAATGGACATGGGATAGCATCGGATCAAGTGGAAACGGCATTTTTACGCCATGCCACCTCAAAAATCCAAAACGATCGCGACTTGTTTTCTATTCGTACGTTAGGGTTTCGAGGAGAGGCTTTACCAAGTATTGCGTCGGTATCGACGTTAACTGTGCAAACGAGTACGGGGACGCAAGGAGTAGAATTGACTCTTCATGGTGGTGAATTGATTGATCGGCAGCCTTCCAGTGCAAAAAAAGGGACAAGCATCGTCATCAAAGATTTATTTTATAATACACCGGCGCGGTTAAAGTACTTAAAAACAAAATTGACTGAATCTGGTCATGTTAGTGATGTAGTCAATCGAATGGCGTTGGCGTATCCTGCTATTTCTTTTCACTACACGAGTGATGGGAAAACGGTTTTAAATACAACCGGGAACGGTCGACTCTTACAGGTCATTGCAGAAGTGTATGGTCGTCAAACCGCTTCAATGATGGTGCCGATTGAAGGACAGTCTCTTGATTATACGGTGTCTGGTTATGTGGCTAAGCCAGAACTAACCCGAGCGAGCCGACAATACATGTCTATCTTTATTAATGGTCGTTACATTCGTAACTACAAGTTGGCACAAGCCATTCAACAAGGCTTTCATACGTTGTTGCCGATTGGCCGTTATCCACTAGCGGTAGTGAAAATTGAAATGGACCCAACATTAATTGATGTGAACGTACACCCATCAAAGCTTGAAGTGCGACTTAGTAAAGAAGAGGCTCTTGGCGAAGTGATGACAACTGCAATCAAAGAAGTCTTTGCACAGGAAACATTAATTCCACAATCACCTAAGCCGGTTGTTGAGAAACAAACGTCGCAACAACTAGCGTTTTCATTGCGCTACCAAGATCGAGCAGTAGAATCAGAGGAGACAGATGTAGCGGTTCATGAAGAAACATATGCCTACAAAAAGAAACCGTTGAGTGACCTTGCACCGCTGAAAACGACTTCCAAGACTGAGGAACCGTTTTCGATGCAAGAACAGCAATACAACAGTCAAAAGGATGTTGAAGCTGAAATGGAGCAACTGGTTGAAACAGCGCCAACGGTTCAATCTGAACTCAAACAAGAAAAATCTGAAGAAGTGATCGTTTCAACCATTCCTCCTTTGTACCCAGTTGGACAAATGCATGGAACTTATATCGTTGCGCAAAACGATAACGGTATGTACTTAATTGATCAACATGCGGCACAGGAACGGATTAAATATGAGTATTTCCGCAAAAAACTAAGTGAGCCTACGTCAACGTTACAAGATTTACTCGTTCCGCTAACACTAGAATTTACCGCTCGAGAAGCAGCCATGATTCAAGAATCAAAAGAGAAATTAGAAATGGTAGGGTTAACCCTTGAACCATTTGGTCACCATACGTATGTTGTGCGGTCACATCCAATATGGTTTCCAAGAGGAGAAGAAGAGTCGTCTATTCGCGAAATCATAGACCAGTTGCTTGGGACTAAACGAATTGACTTGTACCGGTTGCGAGAAGAAGCGGCCATTTTAATGAGTTGTAAAGCGGCCATTAAAGCGAATCGGCACTTGCGACATGATGAGATGTTTGAACTGCTAGAAACGTTAAGGCGGTGTGAAGAGCCTTATACATGTCCCCATGGTCGTCCTATTCTGATCCACTTCTCCACCTATGAATTAGAAAAAATGTTTAAACGTGTAATGTAG
- a CDS encoding aminotransferase class I/II-fold pyridoxal phosphate-dependent enzyme, with protein sequence MKSLFSKEVSVLVQRAEDKIKPIHEQVDAVALFNQNRVMESFATHQVADFHFTPSTGYGYDDAGRETLEAIYADVFGGEASLVRHQLVSGTHAIAVALFGLLRPGDELLYISGTPYDTLEEIVGIRGNGKGSLRDYSISYNKVDLLNGKMDKQGIRNAIHAQTKVVGIQRSRGYGDRPSFTIAELADIIAYVKSIKEDVIVFVDNCYGEFVETKEPCHVGADLMAGSLIKNPGGGIAKSGGYIVGKRDFVELASYRLAAPGIGAEGGATLGTLTDMYQGFFLAPHVVAQSVKGAHFTAALLEDVGMKTSPRWSETRTDLIQAVYFDTAEQMVAFCQSIQHTSPVNAHVTPTPSYMPGYEDDVIMAAGTFVQGASIELTADGPLRAPFTAYVQGGLTYEHVKLAVTKAVEKTFSNRGEKEDNE encoded by the coding sequence ATGAAATCATTATTTTCAAAAGAAGTCAGCGTGCTTGTACAACGCGCAGAAGACAAAATAAAACCAATTCATGAACAAGTGGATGCAGTCGCTCTATTTAACCAGAATCGAGTGATGGAAAGTTTTGCGACCCATCAAGTCGCCGATTTTCATTTCACTCCTTCAACAGGTTATGGGTATGATGATGCGGGGCGAGAGACGTTAGAAGCAATTTATGCAGATGTGTTTGGAGGAGAAGCGAGCTTAGTCCGCCATCAGCTTGTGTCTGGTACACACGCCATAGCTGTAGCGCTTTTTGGTCTATTACGTCCTGGAGATGAATTGCTATACATTAGCGGAACGCCTTATGATACCCTCGAGGAAATTGTCGGTATTCGAGGAAATGGTAAGGGCTCGCTGCGTGATTATTCAATTAGCTACAACAAAGTTGATCTTTTGAACGGTAAAATGGACAAGCAAGGTATTCGAAACGCGATTCATGCACAGACGAAAGTAGTAGGAATTCAGCGTTCACGAGGGTATGGAGATCGTCCCTCCTTTACGATTGCTGAACTAGCAGATATTATCGCTTATGTAAAATCGATAAAAGAGGATGTCATTGTATTCGTTGATAATTGTTATGGAGAGTTTGTTGAAACAAAAGAGCCTTGTCACGTTGGTGCTGATCTAATGGCAGGTTCGTTAATTAAAAATCCAGGTGGTGGCATCGCTAAATCTGGTGGGTATATTGTTGGGAAGCGGGATTTTGTAGAGTTAGCCTCCTATCGTTTAGCTGCACCGGGTATTGGTGCTGAAGGAGGGGCAACACTTGGGACACTAACAGACATGTATCAAGGCTTCTTTTTAGCCCCACACGTGGTCGCTCAAAGCGTAAAAGGTGCTCATTTCACAGCTGCTTTATTAGAAGATGTAGGAATGAAGACGTCACCGCGTTGGAGTGAAACACGCACTGATTTAATTCAAGCGGTCTATTTTGACACAGCTGAACAAATGGTTGCCTTTTGTCAATCCATTCAACACACTTCCCCAGTAAATGCCCACGTTACACCAACGCCGAGCTATATGCCAGGTTATGAAGATGATGTCATTATGGCGGCAGGCACATTCGTGCAAGGTGCAAGTATTGAATTAACTGCTGACGGCCCATTGCGTGCGCCATTTACTGCGTATGTTCAAGGTGGCCTAACGTATGAACATGTGAAGCTTGCTGTAACGAAAGCAGTAGAAAAGACGTTTAGTAACCGTGGGGAAAAGGAAGACAATGAATAA
- the glnA gene encoding type I glutamate--ammonia ligase, translating to MPNYSREDIVRIAQDENVRFIRLQFTDLLGTIKNVEIPVDQLSKALDNKMMFDGSSIEGFVRIEESDMYLYPDLDTWVIFPWTPEKGKVARLICDIYQPGKPGEEPTPFDGDPRGILKRVLKQAEELGFTGFNIGPEPEFFLFKNDEKGEPTLELNDKGGYFDLAPTDLGENCRRDIVLELEDMGFDIEASHHEVAPGQHEIDFKYADAITACDNIQTFKLVVKTIARKHGLHATFMPKPLFGVNGSGMHLNMSLFTKEGNAFYDEKTESQLSKTAMQFLSGILEHAEGFTAITNPIVNSYKRLVPGYEAPVYIAWSMRNRSPLIRIPSSRGVSTRIEVRSPDPSANPYLAMAVMLASGLDGIKRKMTPPEATDRNIYVMSKEERVEEGIKALPASLAEALESLVKDDTLVQALGEHAVEHFIEAKEIEWDMFRTQVHPWEREQFMQNY from the coding sequence TTGCCAAATTATTCAAGAGAAGATATTGTTCGCATTGCACAAGACGAAAATGTACGCTTTATTCGTCTACAGTTTACAGACTTATTAGGAACAATTAAAAACGTAGAAATTCCAGTGGATCAGCTTTCAAAAGCGCTGGATAACAAGATGATGTTTGACGGATCTTCCATCGAGGGATTTGTACGAATTGAAGAATCAGATATGTACCTTTATCCGGATTTAGATACGTGGGTCATCTTCCCATGGACACCGGAAAAAGGGAAAGTGGCGCGATTAATTTGTGATATTTATCAACCAGGTAAACCAGGCGAAGAGCCAACGCCATTTGATGGAGATCCTCGCGGGATTTTAAAGCGCGTGTTAAAACAAGCAGAAGAATTAGGTTTTACAGGGTTTAACATTGGTCCAGAGCCGGAATTTTTCTTATTCAAGAATGATGAAAAAGGCGAGCCAACCCTTGAGCTAAACGATAAAGGTGGATATTTTGACCTTGCACCAACTGACCTTGGTGAGAACTGTCGTCGTGATATCGTTTTAGAGCTAGAAGATATGGGCTTTGACATTGAAGCATCTCACCATGAAGTTGCACCTGGGCAGCACGAAATTGATTTTAAATACGCTGATGCGATTACCGCATGTGACAACATTCAGACGTTTAAGCTTGTTGTTAAAACGATTGCTCGTAAGCATGGTCTTCATGCAACGTTTATGCCAAAACCATTGTTTGGTGTAAATGGCTCTGGTATGCACTTAAACATGTCGCTCTTCACAAAAGAAGGCAACGCGTTTTATGACGAGAAAACAGAAAGTCAGTTAAGCAAAACAGCCATGCAGTTCTTAAGTGGTATTTTAGAGCATGCTGAAGGCTTTACAGCTATTACGAATCCAATTGTTAACTCGTACAAGCGTTTAGTACCAGGCTACGAAGCACCCGTTTATATCGCTTGGTCGATGCGTAATCGTTCACCACTTATCCGTATCCCGTCTTCACGTGGTGTATCAACACGTATTGAAGTACGTAGTCCAGACCCATCTGCTAACCCGTATTTAGCAATGGCTGTTATGTTAGCATCTGGTTTAGATGGTATCAAGCGTAAAATGACGCCTCCAGAAGCAACGGATCGAAACATTTACGTCATGAGCAAGGAAGAGCGTGTAGAAGAAGGCATTAAAGCTTTACCGGCTTCACTAGCTGAAGCGCTTGAAAGTTTAGTGAAAGACGACACACTTGTTCAAGCATTAGGAGAGCATGCAGTTGAACACTTTATTGAAGCAAAAGAAATTGAGTGGGATATGTTCCGCACCCAAGTCCATCCGTGGGAAAGAGAACAGTTCATGCAAAACTATTAA
- a CDS encoding class I SAM-dependent methyltransferase — MIVTTARKQVERLKEEAMSYITPLNGTFIDRNDRSIEDFYLAFGDQPLLVVAKDKLILHKQQGAEPFYYHPNVAFLRYKQWRRSGYDPFLAATELHPGDTFIDATLGMGADATMAQLAVGQKGQVIGLEANAYIAFIVSHGLANWREGDDLFIDALRRINVTKTDSLSFLKKSESKSVDVVYFDPMFDVRLHSPGIAGLKQFASYQSLTATMVEEAKRVARKKVVLKNHTKSDLFATLGFSVEKRANASFQYGVIKQ, encoded by the coding sequence GTGATTGTGACAACAGCAAGAAAACAAGTGGAACGCTTAAAAGAGGAAGCGATGTCTTATATAACGCCACTTAACGGTACGTTTATTGATCGAAATGATCGCTCCATCGAAGATTTCTATTTAGCGTTTGGTGATCAGCCACTGTTAGTTGTTGCGAAAGACAAACTAATTTTGCATAAGCAGCAAGGGGCAGAGCCGTTTTATTATCACCCGAATGTTGCTTTTCTACGCTATAAGCAGTGGCGAAGATCAGGCTATGATCCTTTTCTAGCCGCAACAGAGTTACATCCAGGAGACACGTTTATTGACGCTACACTCGGTATGGGGGCAGACGCTACGATGGCACAATTGGCTGTCGGCCAAAAGGGACAGGTTATTGGTTTAGAAGCAAATGCCTATATAGCATTTATTGTCAGTCACGGACTTGCAAATTGGCGTGAAGGTGATGACCTTTTTATTGATGCTTTAAGGCGGATAAACGTCACTAAAACAGATAGTCTCTCTTTTTTAAAGAAAAGCGAATCAAAAAGTGTCGATGTCGTTTACTTTGATCCGATGTTCGATGTTCGGTTACATTCCCCTGGTATTGCAGGGCTAAAGCAATTTGCGTCTTATCAATCGTTAACAGCCACTATGGTCGAAGAAGCAAAACGAGTCGCGCGAAAAAAAGTCGTTTTAAAAAATCACACAAAAAGTGATTTGTTTGCAACGCTCGGGTTTTCAGTAGAAAAACGAGCAAATGCATCGTTTCAATATGGTGTAATCAAGCAATGA
- a CDS encoding spore coat protein — translation MSEESHIEVEEKECKKCEDHESHWRNNKRWSALDPEACHPMDNNGGSPTQGASQVNKTLQLSEEFILIKDSCDVTVNSTDTKAALSLQASLQTAIALVISISIADSEKADKITQELLQSSKIKQLNYQKTVVENSKNVDVTTTDTQIAVNIQLLLQILLALLVRLDIL, via the coding sequence ATGAGTGAAGAAAGTCATATTGAAGTTGAAGAAAAAGAGTGTAAGAAATGTGAGGATCACGAATCTCATTGGAGAAATAACAAGCGTTGGTCGGCTTTAGATCCAGAAGCATGTCATCCAATGGATAATAATGGAGGTTCACCTACTCAAGGTGCTTCACAAGTTAACAAGACATTGCAATTGTCAGAAGAGTTTATCCTAATTAAAGATTCTTGTGATGTAACAGTAAATTCTACTGATACGAAAGCAGCTCTTTCATTACAAGCATCTTTACAAACCGCTATTGCGTTAGTCATCAGTATTTCCATTGCAGACAGCGAAAAAGCTGATAAGATCACTCAAGAACTTCTGCAAAGTTCTAAAATCAAACAGTTAAACTATCAAAAAACTGTTGTTGAAAACTCTAAAAATGTTGATGTTACTACAACTGATACACAAATTGCCGTTAACATTCAACTTTTGCTTCAAATCCTTTTAGCGTTGCTTGTAAGATTAGATATCTTGTAA